The nucleotide sequence GTCAATAGCAGAATGCGCAGGTCGAGTGCGAGACTCACGCGGTCGACGTACTCCACATCGAGTGCAAACTTCTCGCGCCACGTGAGCGCGTTGCGTCCGTTGACTTGCGCCCAACCCGTGACGCCAGGGCGAACATCGTGACGGCGTCGCTGCTCGGGAGAGTATAACGGCAAATACTCCATGAGTAAGGGCCGCGGCCCAACGAGACTCATTTCTCCGCGCAGCACATTGATGAGCTCGGGCAGCTC is from Gemmatimonadaceae bacterium and encodes:
- a CDS encoding sugar transferase, which gives rise to ELPELINVLRGEMSLVGPRPLLMEYLPLYSPEQRRRHDVRPGVTGWAQVNGRNALTWREKFALDVEYVDRVSLALDLRILLLTIVSVVRSEGISHHGHVTMQPFRGGHGRDDA